Part of the Candidatus Methanogranum gryphiswaldense genome, CTTGATTTTCAACTCGACCGCATCTTAAAAGAAGGAATGCCAGCAAGATATAGAAGACATCAAGAGATGGCGGACCTAGTTAGAACATGGTCCAAGAAAAATCTCGAGGGCATGTTCCCAGAGGAGGGTCACCAGTCGAACACCATTGGTGTTCTGAACCGCGGCAAACTAGATTTCGATGCATTCCATACAAAGTTGAAATCGAAAGGATACGAGATATCCAGCGGCTATGGTGATGTTAAAGACAATACATTTAGGATCGGACACATGGGAGATCTTACACCTAAAGATGTAAAAGAGTTACTTTCCGTTATGGAAGAGACAATGGGAGAGATTTAAAATGACAGCTAAGATTCTTGTTTCAGATTCGTTAGACAAAGAAGGACTGGACATCCTGAAACAGTCCGGATTTCCAGTTGATGATAGGTCAGATCTGACGGAGGACCAGCTTTGTGCAATTATCGGGGATTATGATTGTTTGATCATAAGGTCCGGTACTAAGGTCACAAAAAGAGTTTTGGATGCCGGAAAGAAATTACGTGTAGTAGGACGCGCAGGAGTAGGGGTGGACAATGTGGACGTCCCATATGCAACGGAGAAAGGTATTCTTGTAATGAACACCCCTTCTGCAAATATTCTCTCTGCCGCTGAGCACTCATGCGCAATGTTGCTGGCACTAGCAAGGAACATACCATTTGCTCACGAATCTATGCACAAGGGCGAATGGAAGAGATCCAAGTATACAGGTGTAGAGCTAAATGGAAAGGTTCTTGGAATCATAGGTGTGGGACGTGTCGGCGGAGAGGTCGCGAAGAGGATGAAGGCCTTCAATATGACAATGATAGGATATGACCCATATCTTCCTAAAGATGTGGCAGATCAGATCGGAGTCAGGCTTACCACTTTAGAAGAGGTCATCTCCACAGCCGATTTTATGACCATTCACACGCCACTGCTTCCTGAGACCAAGAATATGATAGGTCTTAAACAATTCAAGATGATGAAACCTAATGCGAGAATGGCCAATGTTGCTCGCGGAGGCATCGTCGATGAGAATGACCTTTACATCGCACTCAAAGAAAAGATCATTGCAGGTGCTGCATTCGATGTATGGTGCAATGAACCGTTGACAGATGATGAGAAGAAACTTCTGGAATTGGACAATCTTGTAACCACGCCTCATTTAGGAGCAAGTACCGTAGAGGCGCAGGAAAGGGTCGCCATCGAGGTTGCTGTTGCTGTGGTCAAATACCTTAAGGATAACGTTATAACCAACGCCATCAACGCACCGCGTGGAAAGTTAGATCCTGAGACCGAGAACTACATGCCTCTCGCTGAGCATATGGGATCTTTTATCCATCAGATGAATGGAAACAATCCAATAGAGGCGCTGGAGGTCACGTATTGCGGAGAACTCGCATCCAAACAGACAAAACTTGTGACAATAAGTGCTGTGATCGGATTGTTGAACAACATAGTCGGAAAGGGAAATGTGAATATGATCAATGCTATGCCAATAGCAAAGACAAAAGGGCTCAGTATAAAGGAGTCGTCTACAGATAAATCTGAGGAATATTCCAATATGATCGAGATGAAGATCGTTTCCGGTGGCAAGATCACAGTGTTACGCGGAACAGTTTTTGGAGACAATCCAAGACTTGTCGGTTTCAACGAGTATTCTTTCGATATACCTATGACAGGGGACATAATAATGATGACATACAACGATGTTCCCGGAGTGATAGGAAAGGTCGGATCTGTTCTCGGTGACGCCAATGTAAATATAGCTCAGATGACGGTTGCGAGGAATGGCAAGAAAGCGTTAATGATCCTAACAGTGGATCAGAACGTCTCTACAGATGTCCTTGCGAAGGTCACAAAGGCCGCTGATGCGGTCACCAGTGCTAAATTCATAGATCTGGTAGAGAACTGAGTTGATGATGATGACGGTTACAACAGTGACGGTTGATGATCTTACTTTAGCGATAAAGAATAGTATCAACAACAGCATGGGAATGGAGGATGAGCAGGCATATTCGCTTGCTCATCACGTCCTTAATTTCTTCGGATATTCCGATAGGATAATTGATAATGTTTTAGAGCCGGAGGACCGTGATGCCTTCTACATGCTCGAAGATGCAGGTATCCTCACCACAGAGAGGGAAGAGACCACGCTCTATGACGGTAGGGAGTGGAGGATACACTACTGGCTCTTTAGAAAGGAGAAGATCGGCGAGCTCATG contains:
- the serA gene encoding phosphoglycerate dehydrogenase, producing the protein MTAKILVSDSLDKEGLDILKQSGFPVDDRSDLTEDQLCAIIGDYDCLIIRSGTKVTKRVLDAGKKLRVVGRAGVGVDNVDVPYATEKGILVMNTPSANILSAAEHSCAMLLALARNIPFAHESMHKGEWKRSKYTGVELNGKVLGIIGVGRVGGEVAKRMKAFNMTMIGYDPYLPKDVADQIGVRLTTLEEVISTADFMTIHTPLLPETKNMIGLKQFKMMKPNARMANVARGGIVDENDLYIALKEKIIAGAAFDVWCNEPLTDDEKKLLELDNLVTTPHLGASTVEAQERVAIEVAVAVVKYLKDNVITNAINAPRGKLDPETENYMPLAEHMGSFIHQMNGNNPIEALEVTYCGELASKQTKLVTISAVIGLLNNIVGKGNVNMINAMPIAKTKGLSIKESSTDKSEEYSNMIEMKIVSGGKITVLRGTVFGDNPRLVGFNEYSFDIPMTGDIIMMTYNDVPGVIGKVGSVLGDANVNIAQMTVARNGKKALMILTVDQNVSTDVLAKVTKAADAVTSAKFIDLVEN